The Bacillus sp. F19 DNA segment TTGAGCCAGAATTTAAGGAACAATTAGGCGATAAAATAGAACAATTTCTTGTTGCACGTGATAAGTTCCCTATCAATCCTTTTAAGCGGAATCAAAAAGAATTGGATGAAGATGAATATATTCAGGAAGACTTTTCAGATGTTGCAGAAAGAATGAAAAGTGTTTTGGCTTCTATTTATAAGGATTTAGGAATTCAACAACAAAATGCAATTTATCAGGCAATTATGCGTGGAATGAGTAAACACGGCGATAACATGAATCTTGAGAAACTACGCGAGGAATTAGACCAGGATACATCAGGGCCTGCTAAAACTGCACTTTCTCAGCTGAATCCTATGATAGACAAAAATCCATTTAATCATATTAAACAATATGATTGGGCTGAATTAGAGGAAAAACAAGGAAAAGTATTTATTATCCAACTAGCTGGATTTACTCGTGATGTTCAACTTATGATAACAGAATTTATATTATGGGATTTATGGTACTACAAGCTGCAATATGGTAGACAGAACATACCATTACCAGTAATTCTAGACGAAGCCCAAAATCTAGATCATGGTGAAAAATCACCAAGTGCCAAAGTTTTGACAGAAGGTCGTAAATTCGGTTGGTCAGGATGGTATGCTACTCAGTTCTTAAAAGGGTTGCTTTCCACAGATGAAATTTCAAGACTGCAAATGGCGAGCCATAAAATCTATTTCGCACCACCAGACTCAGAAATAAGCAGCATTGCTTCTGTACTATCTCATGATGCAAATTCCCGAAAAGAATGGGAAAAGGCTTTAGCTTCGTTACATAAAGGCCAGTGTATTTCCTACGGTCCAATGTTAATGGAGGATAAATCTTTGAAACAGGTTAAGCCGATAATAATTGATATTGCTACATTAACAGAAAGAATAAAAAGAATGAACCCTTAATAAAAAATATTGGAGCTGAAAAATTTTCAGCTCCATTTTTATTTAAATTTCTCAACGACTTTTTTGATTTTATACTAAATGCTAAATAAGGCGAACGATTTACCTTCAAGATAGAGGTAACTTTTTGTTGTAAAGATAAGTTATTTAACTGGGTTATACGATTTTATTAAGCCATACCTATTTGACCAATCGTAAATATAATCTTTAATTTCTTTTACCCGAATATTTGCACTGCACTTACCGTCTCTCTTACCTATCATTGAATTCATTTTCATAACTTCCTGTATTAGTCCTAGATATTCATCATACTCATAACTATCGTTATATCCCGGATTTAACCAATGTAAATAAATGAAATAGTCTTTATTTGCAAAGAATTTTAATGTATCGATAGCGCTTTTTTTATACTGTATCGAACATAGTACAATATTGGGATCATACCCTACTTGAATAATATCTTCAACTTTCTTTTCACGTTCCTGAGAAGAACCATTTATAAGAAAAACTTTTGTAAACGCTCCTGTTTGCAATTTCAAATCTCTTTCAGACTTCTGTGTTGTCCTAATATTCGGATCGTTAAATAATGTTTTCCATGTTTCGGATTTTCCAGAGTTTCTATTTCCAAGAACTGCAATAAGTAACCTTTCATTCATTTCTCCACCTCCTAAAAATTCTATCTAAATATAATATATTTTATTTTTGTGAAAACAGTCCTGCGATTTTGTTTTATCTTTTAAAATCTTTTACCTTTTTCAATCATCCGGATTCAAAATCGCCAAAACCTCATGATCCTCCCACTTCCCATTAATCATCACATTCTTTCTCGCAAGTCCTTCTTTATGAAATCCTGCTTTCTCCAGTACGCGAATAGAACCAATGTTGTGTGGCATGACGCCGGCTTCGATGCGGTGGAGTTTGAGTTCTTCAAAGGCATAGTTAACAATAAGTTTGACTGCTTGGGTTGTGTAGCCTTTTCCGTTGTGAGCCTTGTCCAGGAAATAGCCTAGGACGGCGCTTTGGAGTGAACTCCGCATGACTTGGAAGAGGCCGATGGTGCCGAGCAAGCGATTGTCCTCATTTAGGTAGATGCCGAATTGATATTCGGTGTCTTCTTTGTTTTTTTGTTCGTATTCTTGGATCATGCTGCGCTGAGTTTCCAGGGTGTAGAAATCAGGTGTGCGGATCATAGAGAATTGTTCAAAGAACTCGCGGTTTTTGAGCTGCAGCTGAAGTCTTTCTTCTGCATCCTCAACTGTAAAAGGTCTTATATGAATGGTTTCATTTTTTAACATCAAATCATCCCCTCTCTCTTAATTGTACCGAATTATAAAGGATAAACAAGATAGGAAGTGGAATATGATGGATGGAATTGTTTTAAAAGTCAGGGAGTGATGAACATAAATGTTGAGATAAGAAGACCAGGAATGGAAGATATGGACGAGCTGAATCTTTTTTTCAGTAAAGTCATTAGGGATACATTTGATAAAGAAGGTTTATCGGAACTACTTGACGATATGAAAGAGGAAATTGAATGTAAGAAACGATATTTGAAAACCGATCTGGAAAGCGATGGGGGGAATCGATATTTTTTAATCGCTTTAGATGAAAATGAGTTTGTCGGTTCAATTGAATATGGTCCTGTGAGTAAATTGATTGTTACTTGCACAGAGGGCGCGTTGAGAGAAGGAGTTGAGGTAGGGACCGTTTTTGTTCATCCGGATTATCAAAGACGAGGTTTAGGTTCGCTGCTTTTGAATTTAATGCTTCTTACCCTGCAGAATAGAGGAATCAACGAGTTTTGTTTGGATAGTGGATACAAAAATGCCCAAAAGGTATGGAGGAAGAAGCTTGGTGAACCTGATTATTTGCTTAAAGATTATTGGGGAGAAGGAAGTGATCATATGATTTGGAAAAGAAACCTGAATGATATGTCTCTGCTGTTTCATTTATAAAAAATTTTATGAATCTTAACAAGGAAAACTTTTGATAAGGAAGAATAGTACGTAGTGGAGGTGGCATCCATGAATTATTATTTTGAGGCAGAGGAACGGTCTGAGATTCTTGAAAATTTAACAGATGATCAGCGGTCGTATTTACTTGAACGGTTAAAGCGCGGAAAACGGACTCTTTTTTCAAATGAGCTGGCAATAAGCAAGGGGACGTATAGTGGTTCAGACCAGGAGCTTGACCGGGAAATAAATGACTGGGAGTTTATTGAACTGCTTGATGGCGGTTTGGGGAATCGTCCGTTTCGCTGTGAGTGCGGCATGCCACTGAGGTATCAGTATATTGTGAAGAATACAGAGACTGGCGAGATCAAGAAATTTGGAAAAAATCATTTTGAATTTCATACCGGGATTCCGGCATCCGTTGTGAAGGATATTATCAAAGGATTTACGCAGATTGATTTTGAACTGGATGAAATGCTCTATAAAGTGATAAATGGCTGGGATAGGAAGGTTCTTGCGGAGGCTAAGGCGATGAATATTGAATTTCCAGAAGAGATTCAGGACCTCATTAAGCTCGACCTGCCTTTGTTAGATCGACAGATTAATAGACTTTATCGAATGATTCAAAAGGAGAAAGGTGCTCGACGCAAGGCATTGCGTCAGCCTGAAGCGGCTAAGGCGATTACAAGAGCTGCTCCAAAGAGGTTAAACGTGATTCCTAAGGTAAGTTCTCCTTTAGGGGAGGAAATGCATCAAGCAATCATTCGTTTAATTGAAAACATTGGAACGATAAGTGTGCTGGAGGTGTGCAGCGAGATTAATCAGTACAGCCATCCTTTTAAAGGATTTTATGACTCTGGAAAACCGAAGTCGTTTGTCTATGTGGCAATGGTGTTGGATCAATTGGTGGATCAGGGAGTCTGTCAATTAGATGGTAAGACGTTTGAAGATCGGTGGTATTCAGTGAAATGAGGCAAGAGGTAATTGGAAAATGAAATTTTGCTTAAGAGATTAGCTGAAATAAAAGGGCTTAGGCTTAACAAACATAATAAAAGTGAACTATTTAATGGTGAATGCATCATAAAGAAACCCCATCATAGAAGAAAAAATGTAATTGGTGATATTTCCCCAACTGGCAGAAGCTTTATATTATACCATAACGGCAAATGGAAATCCAAGAACAAACTTGGCATTCATACCGTTGAAGAAGCCATTGACTGGATCAAGAGGGATATTGATTTTTTGAGTAAATAAATAGGAATGTAGGTGACAAATTCATGTACCAGCCAAAAGCATTCGGAACGTTTCTGAAAAAGAAGAATCACATTTTCCGGCAGTCTGCCTACCTTCAATGGGGAGAGAGTGAAAAGTCGATCGGCAGTTTTCTGCTGCTGAACCCTGGAAGTGCAAGTCATGATGCTGTAAAGGATTTGTGTGATGGAGAAAGTGTTTTCGCACAGGTTTCCCTGGATCCAACTATGAAACAAGTAGTGAAATTGGTTGAAGCTTTCTATCATCTTGAGCCTCTAAATGGAAGAATTTATTTATATAATTTGTTCACACTTCAGAACACGAGGGACACTGTGGCCATTGCCCACATGGAGTATTTGGGCGGAAGAGGGATGGTTCTTCCTTCAGATATGCAAGTGCCGCTGAGTGAGCTGAAAAAGAATCCGTGGATTTGCATCGGGTGGGGAGTAAATAATAAGAGTACATACACATTTTTAAAGCAGCTGAAAAGCAGCTGGCTGGAGCAAATAGAACGTGCGGGCATTCCTTCGTTTGGGAAGAAAAATCAAAATGGCGATTATTATCATGTATGTCCTCAATTAACTGCGCAAAGGCATGCAATAATTGAAGAGCTTAGGCAATTATTCGTGCAGGAGGTTAAACCTCAAGAGCTATTTGATATCATTGAGTTCGCGGTCGCTGCAACTCGTCCTAATCTATACCTTGGTCCATTTACAACTTATTTCGATGAAAATGAAGGGTGGGCGATTTCAAGAGACAATCCTGAACGTGTTATTCAAAGCTTTTCACAGCTGAAGATTCGAAAAGGGTATAAATTGAGAGCCTACCAATATAC contains these protein-coding regions:
- a CDS encoding GNAT family N-acetyltransferase, with the protein product MNINVEIRRPGMEDMDELNLFFSKVIRDTFDKEGLSELLDDMKEEIECKKRYLKTDLESDGGNRYFLIALDENEFVGSIEYGPVSKLIVTCTEGALREGVEVGTVFVHPDYQRRGLGSLLLNLMLLTLQNRGINEFCLDSGYKNAQKVWRKKLGEPDYLLKDYWGEGSDHMIWKRNLNDMSLLFHL
- a CDS encoding GNAT family N-acetyltransferase, giving the protein MLKNETIHIRPFTVEDAEERLQLQLKNREFFEQFSMIRTPDFYTLETQRSMIQEYEQKNKEDTEYQFGIYLNEDNRLLGTIGLFQVMRSSLQSAVLGYFLDKAHNGKGYTTQAVKLIVNYAFEELKLHRIEAGVMPHNIGSIRVLEKAGFHKEGLARKNVMINGKWEDHEVLAILNPDD